In Leptospira ellinghausenii, the following proteins share a genomic window:
- the hisE gene encoding phosphoribosyl-ATP diphosphatase encodes MEFLLKLEDLLRKRKEELPEKSYTAELFRDGVDRILKKIGEEAGEVIIAAKNPNEKELIHEIADLVFHLEVLMVEKGISLSTIAKELEKRHS; translated from the coding sequence ATGGAATTTTTATTAAAATTGGAAGATTTACTCCGCAAACGAAAAGAAGAATTACCTGAAAAATCTTACACAGCTGAATTATTTCGAGACGGTGTTGATCGTATCCTTAAAAAAATAGGTGAGGAAGCGGGTGAAGTCATCATTGCCGCTAAAAATCCAAACGAAAAAGAACTCATTCACGAAATTGCAGATTTGGTTTTCCATTTAGAAGTATTGATGGTGGAAAAAGGGATTAGCTTATCGACTATCGCAAAAGAATTAGAAAAAAGACACAGTTAA
- the flhF gene encoding flagellar biosynthesis protein FlhF gives MDFVKIRGKDLQDCIMQMKMKYGPEAHLYDQRVITEGGLFGTGLMAQRMYEIDVGVPEKQNSKERIERKLKDLKELIKQKQRTESLPVSGLVGVGVGSSSQNTNLSYNNRKKNIESVRPFSERKRRQEQPVYEIESYEERPVGLSLAEAKESLLEPKTETVPQTKERHPHIQKLVDRLLREGFSESYLDEMAVTLTSRLSAVDLSRYANVTDKAVTYLEERIQVDSDLFSGTTRGKRKVVFFVGPTGSGKTTSIAKLAAKYSLHMGKKVSLYTTDNYRIAAIDQLKFYADAMGLPFYAAKDLRKWKEAILRDGSELILVDTAGYSHRKSENLEKLQEFYQVFGEKDQIETILVLSSTVSKDNALAVTNAYESVGYKRILLTKLDEAEFLGSVVELADTIHREFAFLSVGQDVPFDILNATKKILAECVIFPEKLKGIAGEVFEKTV, from the coding sequence ATGGATTTTGTGAAAATCCGAGGCAAAGACTTACAAGACTGCATCATGCAGATGAAAATGAAATATGGTCCTGAGGCCCATTTGTATGACCAACGAGTGATTACAGAAGGTGGACTCTTTGGAACGGGTCTTATGGCACAACGGATGTATGAAATTGATGTGGGTGTCCCTGAAAAACAAAATTCGAAAGAACGAATCGAACGTAAACTCAAAGACCTCAAAGAACTCATCAAACAAAAACAGAGAACAGAATCCCTCCCTGTATCTGGACTTGTGGGAGTTGGTGTCGGTTCTTCTTCGCAAAACACAAACCTATCTTACAACAATCGTAAAAAAAATATAGAATCCGTTCGGCCTTTTTCAGAACGCAAACGAAGACAAGAACAACCCGTTTATGAAATCGAATCGTATGAAGAAAGACCTGTTGGTTTGTCTTTAGCAGAAGCTAAGGAATCCTTACTCGAACCAAAAACGGAAACAGTTCCCCAAACAAAGGAAAGACATCCCCATATCCAAAAGCTCGTCGATCGTCTGTTACGTGAAGGATTTTCTGAATCTTATTTAGATGAAATGGCTGTCACTTTGACTTCTCGTCTTTCGGCAGTGGACCTAAGTCGTTATGCGAATGTCACAGACAAAGCAGTGACTTATTTAGAAGAAAGGATCCAAGTGGATTCGGATCTTTTTAGCGGAACCACTCGTGGCAAACGGAAGGTTGTCTTCTTTGTAGGTCCTACTGGTTCAGGAAAAACGACTTCCATAGCAAAGTTAGCTGCTAAGTACAGTTTGCACATGGGGAAAAAAGTTTCTCTGTATACAACAGATAATTACCGCATAGCGGCCATTGACCAATTGAAGTTTTATGCTGATGCCATGGGCCTTCCGTTTTATGCGGCTAAAGACTTACGCAAATGGAAAGAAGCCATCCTTCGAGATGGATCCGAACTCATCTTAGTGGATACAGCTGGATACTCCCACCGTAAATCGGAAAACCTGGAAAAACTTCAGGAATTCTACCAAGTTTTTGGGGAAAAGGATCAGATTGAAACCATCTTGGTACTTTCTTCTACGGTTTCCAAAGACAATGCCCTTGCGGTAACAAACGCGTATGAGTCGGTTGGTTATAAAAGAATTTTATTAACCAAGCTCGATGAAGCAGAATTTTTAGGTTCTGTAGTAGAATTAGCCGATACTATTCACAGGGAATTCGCATTCTTAAGTGTTGGCCAGGATGTTCCATTTGATATCCTAAATGCCACCAAAAAAATCCTTGCCGAATGTGTAATTTTTCCTGAAAAATTGAAAGGGATAGCGGGCGAAGTCTTCGAGAAGACTGTGTAA
- the fliJ gene encoding flagellar export protein FliJ yields MKRFRFSLETVLKLRGLKEEEEIRRLSVVVSKLNSLISEKENNEKEIESSYEAIVSSAKVGTSLSDYLSIEQYIKGLIRRNEELDHRISNQTEEVNLVRKDVMVARMNKKVIEVLKDKRFLEWKKKRNRMERREVEEFNFHLNKQSLFDSFESFGPKASKKIPRTFKILNREDGGDELASDFKTLRDFYEKYYLGQGKS; encoded by the coding sequence GTGAAACGATTTCGCTTCAGTTTGGAGACAGTTTTAAAACTTCGGGGCTTAAAAGAAGAGGAAGAAATCCGCCGTTTGTCAGTGGTTGTATCCAAACTCAATTCCCTGATTTCCGAAAAGGAAAACAATGAAAAAGAAATCGAATCGTCCTACGAAGCCATTGTATCTTCTGCAAAAGTAGGGACAAGTTTATCAGACTATTTATCCATTGAACAATACATCAAAGGTCTCATCCGTCGGAACGAAGAATTAGATCATAGGATCTCAAACCAAACCGAAGAAGTTAACTTGGTACGTAAAGATGTGATGGTAGCCAGAATGAATAAAAAAGTCATCGAGGTTTTAAAAGACAAACGATTCCTCGAATGGAAAAAAAAGCGAAATCGAATGGAACGTAGAGAAGTGGAAGAATTCAATTTCCACCTGAACAAACAGTCGTTATTTGATTCCTTTGAAAGTTTTGGACCGAAGGCCTCCAAAAAAATTCCAAGAACTTTCAAAATTTTAAACAGGGAAGATGGTGGAGACGAACTCGCATCTGACTTTAAAACTCTCCGCGATTTTTATGAAAAATATTACTTAGGACAAGGCAAATCATAA
- a CDS encoding FapA family protein yields MSLTEFLTEELKEFDRKEKEQVEVIADTIEECLAIASSHLGRKVHEIDYTVLKRGKKSLFFSEPYHIRASIIPDDMLLDELSLLDEHLTGGSGKLVSKELKELVTPKNKDGRVVVKIYRTGVFLTVYPPSGEGLEMTMADVSKKLSFRGVAGVDQNLINKILKEKKGEPVLISNQKPKPGNDSSCNVEIAQENMRAFVTVFPARPGGRDLEVADIVAALKGMGVAHGLKEDEIRKHLDEEVHNKPFIGAEGDFPVNGKNAEVKYYVRTEKKINFKEDQSGRVDYKDLDMIENVVVGQLLAEKLPAEKGKFGRNLFGMVLPAKDGLDTELKQGKGTILSEDKMRLTAEVNGQVLYAAGRLSVETVYRINGDVGVRTGNVTFLGSIIITGNVEDNYSVKAAGNIEIYGTVQKAIVEADGDIIVRQGVTGREEARIESTGGNIVAKFIQNATCITEKDIIVQEGILHSHLMAGGKISCKGKRGQIVGGTIQAAQLISAKIIGSQANPQTDLIVGNNPKILKQINEFEEKKKENQDKLDQLTKTMRTLKARKDADPASFTAEQDAHLQKLEAGTKKLEKRIAEASKDIQTLTEYMDEQAANGRVSVEKTIFPGVTIRIRNAEYKLRHETKAKTFYEEESQVRSQPYEDPDETKNDWRKKRGRGKSKN; encoded by the coding sequence ATGTCTCTCACGGAATTTCTTACAGAGGAACTGAAAGAGTTCGATCGTAAGGAAAAAGAACAAGTGGAAGTCATTGCCGATACCATCGAAGAGTGTCTGGCAATTGCGTCCAGTCACCTTGGTCGTAAAGTCCACGAAATTGATTATACTGTTTTAAAACGGGGAAAAAAATCCCTGTTTTTTTCCGAACCTTATCATATCCGTGCTTCCATCATTCCTGATGATATGCTCCTTGATGAACTGAGCTTATTAGATGAACACCTAACGGGTGGTAGTGGAAAATTAGTCTCTAAAGAATTAAAAGAACTCGTCACACCAAAAAACAAAGACGGTCGAGTGGTTGTCAAAATATACAGAACAGGTGTGTTTTTAACTGTTTACCCTCCTTCCGGGGAAGGACTTGAAATGACGATGGCGGATGTTTCCAAAAAACTGTCGTTTCGTGGTGTGGCAGGTGTTGACCAAAACCTCATCAATAAAATCCTCAAAGAGAAAAAAGGGGAACCAGTTCTTATCTCCAACCAAAAACCAAAACCTGGAAACGACTCCAGTTGTAATGTGGAGATTGCCCAAGAGAATATGCGGGCCTTTGTCACCGTATTCCCTGCAAGGCCTGGTGGGCGTGATTTAGAAGTAGCCGATATCGTTGCCGCCTTAAAAGGGATGGGTGTTGCTCATGGATTAAAAGAAGACGAAATCCGCAAACATTTGGATGAAGAAGTCCATAACAAACCATTCATTGGCGCCGAAGGTGATTTCCCTGTGAACGGGAAAAATGCCGAAGTCAAATACTATGTTCGCACAGAAAAGAAAATCAATTTCAAAGAAGACCAATCCGGTCGTGTGGACTACAAAGATTTGGATATGATCGAAAACGTTGTCGTTGGACAATTGTTAGCTGAAAAGCTCCCTGCCGAAAAAGGAAAGTTTGGTCGTAATTTATTTGGAATGGTGTTACCAGCCAAGGATGGTTTAGACACAGAACTCAAACAAGGGAAAGGAACCATTCTTTCAGAAGACAAAATGCGTCTTACCGCCGAAGTCAATGGACAAGTGTTATACGCAGCGGGTCGTCTGTCTGTGGAAACCGTTTACCGTATCAATGGGGATGTGGGAGTTCGAACAGGAAATGTGACCTTCCTTGGTTCCATCATCATCACAGGAAATGTCGAAGACAATTATTCGGTGAAGGCAGCAGGGAATATCGAAATTTATGGAACGGTCCAAAAGGCCATTGTGGAAGCTGATGGGGACATCATCGTCCGCCAAGGGGTCACAGGGCGTGAAGAGGCAAGGATTGAGTCCACCGGTGGGAATATCGTCGCCAAGTTCATCCAGAACGCCACTTGCATCACAGAAAAAGATATCATCGTCCAAGAAGGGATTTTACATTCCCATCTCATGGCTGGGGGAAAAATTTCCTGTAAGGGGAAACGGGGGCAAATTGTGGGGGGGACCATCCAAGCGGCCCAACTCATTTCGGCCAAAATCATTGGCTCCCAAGCAAACCCACAAACCGATCTCATCGTCGGAAACAATCCTAAGATCTTAAAACAAATCAATGAGTTCGAAGAGAAGAAAAAAGAAAACCAAGACAAACTAGACCAACTCACAAAAACCATGCGTACCCTCAAAGCGAGAAAAGACGCTGACCCCGCGAGTTTTACCGCGGAACAAGATGCCCATTTACAAAAATTAGAAGCTGGTACCAAAAAACTCGAAAAACGAATCGCTGAGGCCAGTAAGGACATCCAAACTCTCACCGAGTACATGGACGAACAGGCAGCAAATGGTCGTGTTTCCGTAGAAAAGACCATTTTCCCTGGTGTTACCATCCGTATCCGCAATGCAGAATACAAACTCCGCCACGAGACCAAGGCCAAAACCTTCTACGAGGAAGAGTCCCAAGTCCGAAGTCAGCCATACGAAGATCCAGACGAAACGAAAAATGACTGGAGAAAAAAAAGAGGGCGTGGTAAGTCTAAGAATTAG
- a CDS encoding periplasmic-type flagellar collar protein FlbB gives MASVTDSTRSFFLIVLIFFLVAIGFFVFDYFQVINAEDYLPFLKKQAGLVNQDLLSPTELEKLEMEKAKERLIADREELEQMKSELEEKSSSLSADKERLEELKEGIQRKEKEMAEKARKDNARAEKVKVLANKVANMPPESARDMLINWPDYDIIEVFEQMDRDAEEEGRQTITTYLLTLFPAERRSVISNKWLDAGAKNVPNYGKSIDEENDEP, from the coding sequence ATGGCAAGTGTAACTGACAGCACAAGATCCTTCTTTTTAATTGTATTGATTTTTTTTCTAGTGGCGATTGGTTTTTTTGTTTTTGACTACTTCCAAGTCATTAATGCAGAGGACTACCTTCCTTTCTTAAAAAAACAAGCGGGACTTGTGAACCAAGACCTTCTCTCTCCCACTGAGTTAGAGAAGTTGGAAATGGAAAAAGCAAAAGAAAGACTCATTGCTGACCGTGAAGAACTCGAACAAATGAAAAGTGAGTTAGAAGAAAAATCTTCCTCACTCAGTGCCGACAAAGAACGATTGGAAGAACTCAAAGAAGGGATCCAACGGAAAGAAAAAGAAATGGCAGAAAAAGCGAGAAAGGACAATGCTCGTGCCGAAAAAGTAAAAGTTCTTGCAAACAAAGTTGCGAACATGCCTCCAGAATCAGCAAGAGATATGCTCATCAATTGGCCAGACTACGATATCATTGAAGTATTCGAACAAATGGATCGGGATGCTGAAGAAGAGGGAAGGCAAACCATCACAACCTATCTACTCACTTTATTCCCTGCGGAAAGACGATCTGTCATTTCGAATAAATGGCTCGATGCGGGTGCCAAAAATGTTCCAAACTACGGCAAAAGTATTGATGAGGAAAACGACGAACCTTAA
- the whiG gene encoding RNA polymerase sigma factor WhiG, with amino-acid sequence MSRLLDKYNQFDETDLWKQYRVKKDAEIRSYLVEKYSPLVKHVAGRIAIGMPQNVEFEDLVSYGVFGLLDAIEKFDPSREIKFKTYAMTRIRGSIFDELRSVDWIPRSIRQKAKQLENIIAMLENKEGKKVDDEEIAKELGVSMEEYNSLLAKLSGTSLVSLNDIWFLGDENDEVSFMETLESPMNMNPDNIIEKEEIKNVIVEAIQSLPEKEKKVIVLYYYEDLTLKEIGEVLEVTESRISQLHTKAVARLRSKLSKVKSAIQKR; translated from the coding sequence ATGTCAAGATTGCTAGACAAATACAATCAGTTTGATGAGACAGATCTTTGGAAACAATACCGTGTCAAAAAAGACGCGGAGATCCGAAGTTACCTTGTTGAAAAATATTCACCTCTCGTCAAACACGTGGCTGGGCGGATTGCGATCGGAATGCCACAAAATGTGGAATTCGAAGACCTTGTCAGTTATGGCGTCTTTGGTCTGTTAGATGCGATAGAGAAGTTTGACCCTTCTCGCGAAATTAAATTCAAAACATATGCGATGACCCGTATCCGTGGGTCCATTTTTGACGAACTCAGAAGTGTGGACTGGATCCCTCGTTCCATCCGCCAAAAAGCAAAACAACTCGAAAACATCATTGCCATGCTCGAAAACAAAGAGGGCAAAAAAGTCGATGATGAAGAGATCGCCAAAGAACTTGGTGTCTCAATGGAAGAGTACAACTCTCTCCTTGCCAAATTATCTGGTACCTCACTTGTTTCTTTAAATGACATTTGGTTTCTCGGTGATGAGAATGATGAAGTTTCCTTTATGGAAACCTTAGAGTCTCCGATGAATATGAACCCAGACAATATCATCGAAAAAGAAGAAATCAAAAACGTAATTGTCGAAGCCATCCAATCCCTTCCTGAAAAAGAGAAAAAAGTCATCGTACTTTATTATTACGAAGACTTAACCTTAAAAGAGATTGGAGAAGTGTTAGAAGTCACTGAGTCTAGAATTTCTCAACTTCACACCAAAGCAGTCGCAAGACTACGTAGCAAACTTTCCAAAGTCAAATCAGCGATCCAAAAAAGGTAA
- a CDS encoding DUF370 domain-containing protein: MSSFPVLNVGFSNVVFVSKILTILLADSAGAKRLRTEAKSENRLIDATCGRKTRSVLVLDSGHILLSAIRPESLSKRLETGDNHIGEGEEESED, encoded by the coding sequence ATGTCTTCGTTTCCGGTTCTCAATGTAGGATTCTCTAACGTTGTTTTTGTTTCCAAGATTCTGACCATTTTGTTGGCAGATTCAGCTGGAGCAAAACGACTCCGAACCGAAGCAAAATCCGAGAATCGTCTCATTGATGCTACTTGTGGACGGAAAACTAGGTCTGTGTTAGTCCTTGACTCAGGCCATATACTATTATCAGCCATTCGCCCTGAAAGTTTATCCAAACGTTTGGAAACAGGTGACAACCACATTGGAGAAGGGGAAGAGGAGTCAGAAGATTGA
- the mnmD gene encoding tRNA (5-methylaminomethyl-2-thiouridine)(34)-methyltransferase MnmD: MDPNNEKVGIEMKDGVPVSLSFDDVYFSKEGGWDESRYVFVEGNQIPNVLSEIEVVSIGELGFGTGLNLFVTLDLWLGAENPPSLEYFSLEGFPLPKETLLTLNHSFPDKPLWTETLLNSYEEQFQKWEMNPNEREWKTQFFHPKGKAKFHVHLFFGDVGVCLDEFPIIDFWYLDGFSPSKNPKMWSEGTLSKLRNHSKTGTRFATFTAAGFIRRNLEGLGFHIQKQKGFGKKREMLTGVLR, translated from the coding sequence ATGGACCCAAACAATGAAAAAGTCGGAATTGAAATGAAGGATGGAGTTCCCGTATCTCTTTCGTTCGATGATGTTTACTTTTCTAAAGAAGGTGGATGGGATGAATCCCGTTACGTGTTTGTGGAAGGGAACCAAATCCCAAATGTATTATCCGAAATCGAAGTTGTATCCATTGGAGAATTAGGGTTTGGCACGGGACTCAATTTATTTGTGACCTTAGATCTATGGTTAGGTGCAGAGAACCCACCTTCACTAGAGTATTTCAGTTTAGAAGGATTCCCTTTACCGAAAGAAACCTTACTCACACTCAATCATTCCTTTCCCGACAAACCTTTATGGACAGAAACATTACTCAATTCCTATGAGGAACAATTCCAAAAATGGGAAATGAACCCAAATGAGAGGGAATGGAAAACACAATTCTTTCACCCAAAGGGAAAAGCAAAGTTTCACGTCCATTTGTTCTTTGGTGATGTGGGTGTATGTTTAGATGAGTTTCCAATCATCGATTTTTGGTATTTGGATGGATTTTCACCAAGTAAAAATCCAAAGATGTGGTCCGAGGGTACATTATCAAAATTGCGTAACCATTCTAAAACGGGAACTCGATTTGCTACTTTCACAGCAGCTGGGTTCATCCGCAGGAATTTGGAAGGATTGGGGTTTCATATCCAAAAACAAAAAGGATTTGGGAAAAAAAGAGAAATGTTAACAGGAGTTTTACGCTAA
- a CDS encoding guanylate kinase has translation MKAIPNLYIISSVAGGGKSTIIQALLKENPEFYFSISCTTRDPRPGDEEGKTYYFLTIPEFQKRIAAGEFYEWAEVHGNYYGTPKAPILEAIKEHRVALLDLDVQGAKSVKELRPESVTIFIEPPSREIWIERLIRRGTDSKTSIEKRIENGIHELDEAPSFDYVVVNDKLEDAITEVKAILCGTKPKP, from the coding sequence TTGAAAGCAATTCCGAATCTTTATATCATCTCTTCTGTTGCTGGTGGAGGAAAATCGACCATCATCCAAGCGCTTCTCAAAGAGAACCCAGAGTTTTATTTTTCCATTTCCTGTACAACACGGGACCCACGGCCTGGGGATGAAGAGGGGAAAACATATTATTTTCTAACCATTCCTGAGTTCCAAAAAAGAATCGCTGCTGGTGAGTTTTATGAATGGGCGGAAGTCCATGGCAATTATTATGGAACTCCAAAAGCTCCCATCTTAGAGGCTATCAAAGAACACCGCGTGGCACTTCTCGATTTGGATGTCCAAGGTGCCAAATCGGTAAAGGAACTAAGGCCAGAATCTGTAACCATTTTCATCGAACCTCCAAGCCGTGAGATTTGGATTGAACGCCTCATCCGACGAGGAACTGATTCTAAAACAAGTATCGAAAAACGGATTGAAAATGGAATTCATGAACTAGATGAAGCACCTAGCTTTGATTATGTGGTTGTCAACGATAAATTAGAAGATGCCATCACAGAAGTGAAGGCCATTCTTTGCGGAACAAAACCGAAACCCTAA
- the lpxK gene encoding tetraacyldisaccharide 4'-kinase codes for MKVFFTLFLPLTWLYQFLFWLSQGRKKTTVLPNALVISVGNITVGGTGKTPFVQYLVQYFQKTNKEYAITILSRGYKAKLSKEGAILTDGNFPNLFGDEPSEHKERFPSVQVMIGQNRIDSFLKYNQIQSKQHIVILDDGFQHNQIHRDFDIVLLDNNAPFGNGFTIPLGYLREPISHLKRANVIVFTKITETNQKEFEKGKVTLGRLGIQLPTFGSSFRADAYQINLDTFEQTLVPKNSREQEVRPNYSYFLFTGVGNPIHVLETTISTLNTNQIQSRFFPDHYEFEETVLLALLDAKDEKTIFVTTEKDWVKVRTQNKFIEELKRHKIQLFVIRVDVVLHEQSVFESMLAHLVSTYEVKNGLVSKPS; via the coding sequence ATGAAAGTTTTTTTCACTTTATTTTTACCTCTTACTTGGTTGTATCAGTTTCTCTTTTGGTTGTCACAAGGGAGAAAAAAAACTACCGTTTTGCCAAATGCCTTAGTGATCAGTGTTGGAAACATCACGGTAGGTGGTACTGGGAAAACTCCTTTTGTTCAATATTTAGTCCAATACTTCCAGAAAACTAACAAAGAGTATGCGATTACGATCCTATCTCGTGGATACAAAGCAAAATTGTCAAAAGAAGGTGCAATCCTTACTGATGGCAATTTTCCAAATCTATTTGGAGATGAACCTAGCGAACACAAAGAACGATTTCCTAGTGTTCAAGTTATGATTGGGCAGAATCGAATTGATAGTTTTCTCAAATACAATCAAATTCAGTCCAAACAACATATTGTGATTTTGGATGATGGATTCCAACACAACCAAATTCATAGAGATTTTGACATTGTACTACTCGACAATAATGCTCCATTTGGAAATGGTTTTACGATCCCACTTGGGTATTTACGAGAACCAATTTCGCATTTAAAACGTGCAAACGTCATTGTATTTACAAAAATTACGGAAACAAATCAAAAAGAATTCGAGAAAGGAAAAGTAACACTCGGCCGATTAGGAATTCAATTGCCTACCTTTGGTTCTTCCTTCCGAGCAGATGCCTATCAAATTAATTTAGATACATTCGAACAAACATTGGTTCCTAAAAATTCACGAGAGCAAGAAGTCAGGCCTAACTATAGTTATTTTTTGTTTACTGGTGTTGGGAATCCAATTCATGTTTTGGAAACAACGATCTCTACCTTAAATACAAATCAAATCCAATCTCGATTTTTCCCTGACCATTATGAATTTGAAGAAACGGTATTACTTGCTTTACTGGATGCTAAAGATGAAAAAACGATTTTTGTGACAACGGAAAAAGATTGGGTAAAGGTAAGAACACAAAATAAATTTATCGAAGAATTAAAACGTCACAAAATACAACTTTTTGTCATCCGAGTTGATGTGGTGTTACATGAACAATCTGTTTTTGAGTCTATGTTAGCTCATCTCGTTTCCACTTACGAAGTAAAAAACGGTCTGGTTTCAAAGCCTTCTTAA
- a CDS encoding MinD/ParA family protein produces MDQAANLRKLTETGTGLKLVQPQDAAKKTKIIAVASGKGGVGKSTVSVNLAISIAKTGLKVLIFDGDLGLANVNVLLGIIPKYNLYHVVKGHKSLKDIVISTPEGVDIIAGASGYSQLANLNETQRNNLIKGFAELDRYDVMIIDTGAGISANVIGLVMPADEVVVVTTPEPTSITDSYGLIKSIVSQSKDKNLKIIVNRVRSAIEGKKVADRVIDISGQFLEVQVENLGFIFQDEEVEKSIREQKPFIIGAPRSKAAACLTRITHTLLQTEGGYDDEEGLTGFFKKFFSFVDFKEKEMESRMEEDN; encoded by the coding sequence ATGGACCAAGCAGCAAATCTTCGAAAGTTAACAGAAACTGGTACTGGATTAAAACTCGTTCAACCCCAGGATGCCGCTAAAAAGACCAAAATCATCGCGGTTGCCTCTGGAAAGGGAGGAGTAGGTAAAAGTACAGTCTCGGTCAACTTAGCCATCTCCATCGCAAAAACTGGTCTTAAGGTTCTCATCTTCGATGGTGACTTGGGCCTTGCCAATGTGAACGTCCTACTCGGCATCATTCCGAAATACAATTTATACCATGTGGTAAAAGGCCATAAGTCCCTAAAAGACATCGTGATTTCCACCCCAGAAGGTGTGGACATCATTGCCGGTGCCTCAGGGTATTCCCAACTTGCAAACCTCAATGAAACCCAAAGAAACAACCTCATCAAGGGATTTGCGGAACTCGATCGTTATGATGTGATGATCATTGATACAGGTGCCGGGATCTCTGCAAACGTCATTGGCCTTGTGATGCCTGCGGATGAAGTGGTTGTTGTCACAACTCCAGAACCAACTTCCATTACAGACTCCTATGGTCTGATTAAGTCCATTGTTTCCCAATCCAAAGACAAAAATCTCAAAATCATCGTGAACCGTGTGCGTTCTGCCATTGAAGGGAAAAAGGTAGCCGACCGAGTGATTGATATCTCGGGTCAATTTTTAGAAGTCCAAGTGGAAAACTTAGGTTTTATTTTCCAAGATGAAGAAGTTGAAAAATCCATCCGGGAACAAAAACCATTCATCATTGGAGCTCCTCGTTCCAAAGCAGCTGCTTGCCTCACACGGATCACTCACACCCTCTTACAAACAGAAGGTGGTTATGATGATGAAGAAGGCCTCACTGGATTTTTTAAGAAGTTCTTTAGTTTTGTCGACTTCAAAGAAAAAGAAATGGAATCGAGAATGGAGGAAGACAACTAA
- the mnmC gene encoding FAD-dependent 5-carboxymethylaminomethyl-2-thiouridine(34) oxidoreductase MnmC: MNPSQSKTALVVGAGIAGASVCYALSKQNIKTILLEQESSAAEKASGNPIGVVYPFLTKHKTLESEFSLLAYQYFLELWESLDLGKRVPHVDGIHFLLDSTSAYDRYSHSLHSHHIPETLACLSKEPNSNLDALLFPKGKAVSPVFLTKELIRIANPMEHYNSKLISWEVNEENGNLICHTEKEILYVDYLFLAQGYQFVMDPKLQWIPMKQVRGQIVRIPSSIFQNQFSILYGDYLTAEIGGERVLGASFDEFHLEEETRQKETFDLWNGLQTKLPNLLPNWKEIEIQNFGTRVSFRTQSQDRHPVVGKLPNHSLLDTSVKYQNLFRKNAKTFQIPYYETVGILNGLGSRGLTHALLAAEILVCDLLSQKLEISDTIKKALKPDRFLLRKWKRDELT, encoded by the coding sequence ATGAACCCATCTCAATCCAAAACAGCATTGGTGGTGGGTGCAGGAATTGCTGGTGCGAGCGTATGTTATGCGCTTTCCAAACAAAACATCAAAACAATTTTATTAGAACAAGAATCCAGTGCTGCCGAAAAAGCAAGTGGCAATCCAATCGGAGTTGTGTATCCTTTTCTCACCAAACACAAAACGCTTGAGTCTGAATTCTCTCTACTCGCATATCAGTATTTTTTAGAACTTTGGGAATCTTTGGATTTAGGGAAACGAGTACCACATGTGGATGGAATCCATTTTTTACTCGATTCCACTTCAGCATATGACCGTTATTCGCACTCGCTACATTCCCATCACATTCCAGAAACGTTGGCATGTCTTTCGAAAGAACCAAATTCAAATCTTGATGCACTACTATTTCCAAAAGGGAAAGCGGTTTCTCCTGTTTTTCTCACAAAAGAACTCATTCGAATTGCAAATCCTATGGAACACTATAATTCAAAACTCATTTCTTGGGAAGTGAATGAGGAAAATGGAAATCTAATTTGTCATACAGAAAAGGAAATCTTATATGTTGATTATTTATTCTTAGCACAAGGATACCAATTTGTAATGGATCCAAAACTCCAATGGATTCCCATGAAACAAGTACGTGGGCAAATTGTACGAATCCCATCCTCCATTTTCCAAAACCAATTTTCCATTTTGTATGGTGATTATTTAACTGCCGAAATTGGCGGCGAACGAGTACTTGGTGCCAGTTTTGATGAATTTCATTTGGAAGAAGAGACGAGGCAAAAAGAAACATTCGATTTATGGAATGGCTTACAAACAAAACTTCCAAACCTACTTCCCAATTGGAAAGAAATCGAAATCCAAAATTTTGGCACTCGGGTGAGTTTTAGAACTCAGTCCCAGGACAGACACCCAGTTGTCGGCAAACTGCCCAATCATTCACTTTTAGATACATCCGTAAAATACCAAAATTTATTCCGAAAAAATGCGAAAACCTTTCAAATTCCCTATTATGAAACAGTTGGGATTCTGAATGGGCTCGGATCTCGTGGGTTAACACATGCACTACTCGCAGCAGAAATTTTAGTGTGTGATCTTCTCTCTCAGAAGTTAGAGATTTCTGACACGATTAAGAAGGCTTTGAAACCAGACCGTTTTTTACTTCGTAAGTGGAAACGAGATGAGCTAACATAG